In the Flavobacterium pallidum genome, one interval contains:
- the lpxK gene encoding tetraacyldisaccharide 4'-kinase, with translation MILLRIMLFPFAVLYGWITRFRNWLYDKGVLKSYSFDIPVIAVGNLSVGGTGKTPQIEYLIRLLSVEYNVAVLSRGYKRKSKGFVLADTNSNAETLGDEPYQYYRKFQNVQVAVDADRKNGITQLLSQHEKPDVILLDDAYQHRKVKAGFYILLTSYDDLYADDFMLPTGNLREGRNGAKRADIIIVTKCPAGISEKERNEISHRLKISNKQALFFTYISYDDRIYGNNDIIPVSDIIAKHKTLVAGIAKPLPFFEHLRNERDVLMTFPDHHDFSMEDVSKITEKPDNLIVTTEKDYVRLIDKLQSDRLFYLPIKTAFVSGQQDFNQKVKSVFLKRGEITSVKN, from the coding sequence ATGATTTTGCTGCGAATAATGCTCTTCCCATTTGCCGTTTTATATGGCTGGATTACCCGTTTTCGGAATTGGCTGTACGATAAAGGGGTTTTAAAATCGTATTCATTCGATATTCCTGTGATTGCCGTTGGAAATCTAAGTGTGGGCGGGACAGGCAAAACACCGCAGATTGAATACCTGATACGGTTGCTTTCGGTGGAATATAATGTAGCGGTCTTGAGCAGGGGCTATAAAAGAAAATCGAAAGGTTTTGTTTTGGCTGATACCAATTCGAATGCAGAAACGCTCGGTGATGAACCATACCAGTATTACCGGAAATTTCAAAATGTCCAGGTGGCAGTCGATGCCGATAGAAAAAACGGCATTACGCAATTGCTGTCACAACATGAAAAACCTGATGTAATTTTGCTGGATGATGCTTATCAGCACAGGAAGGTCAAAGCTGGTTTTTATATTTTGCTCACCTCTTATGACGATTTATATGCCGACGATTTTATGCTGCCGACAGGAAATCTTCGTGAGGGCAGGAATGGTGCCAAACGCGCGGACATCATCATTGTTACGAAATGCCCGGCAGGGATTTCTGAAAAAGAGCGAAATGAGATCAGCCACCGATTGAAAATCAGCAATAAACAAGCGCTTTTTTTTACTTACATCAGTTATGATGACAGGATTTACGGAAATAATGACATCATTCCGGTTTCTGATATTATAGCAAAACATAAAACACTTGTTGCGGGAATCGCAAAACCACTGCCTTTTTTTGAGCACCTTAGGAACGAAAGAGATGTATTGATGACTTTTCCGGACCATCATGATTTTTCTATGGAAGATGTGAGTAAAATCACAGAAAAACCAGACAATTTAATAGTTACCACCGAAAAAGATTATGTGCGCCTGATTGACAAACTTCAAAGCGACAGGCTTTTTTACCTTCCGATCAAAACTGCTTTTGTTTCAGGACAGCAGGATTTCAATCAAAAAGTTAAAAGCGTTTTCCTAAAACGAGGTGAGATTACTTCTGTCAAAAATTAA